A window of the Paralichthys olivaceus isolate ysfri-2021 chromosome 5, ASM2471397v2, whole genome shotgun sequence genome harbors these coding sequences:
- the dock6 gene encoding dedicator of cytokinesis protein 7 isoform X4, whose translation MTSTASERRAFAHKINRTVAAEVRKQVSRDYGSPQLSKKRGGAHQPLPLTEVVEPVDFEEYVSSHPPGVEPGPLRQLMEFPQDDMELLQLDKDCTTLEPPLPEEEDSLDPRVRDALAVYTDDWLVIQRKYQRYSTTYTPHNSERQRERQRGLVKQTFELDDAAATERHDDQDDAKRRSVSLDETPRGSWASSIFDLKNSSPDVLLPSVLERTAAEDMDHRNTEARLQGRHSDLLGLYPPPDEDEAVERCSVPEVPKEHCGQRIMVKCLSLKFEIEIEPIFGTLALYDVKEKKKISENFYFDLNSDQMKGLLKPHTPQIAISTLARSAIFSITYPSADIFLVIKLEKVLQQGDIGECCEPYMVMKESDSSKHKEKLDKLRLQAEQSCCRLGHFRMPFAWTAIHLLNIVSSVGGLDRSDPDSDSERKSHGTWNERKKKGFERMSIGDDTCNFATFRPATLTVTNFFKQEGDRLSDEDLYKFLADMRRPSSVLRRLRPVTAQLKIDISPAPDLPHYCLSPELLHVKPYPDLRVRPTKEVQEFPARYVYTPHTTYRNLLYIYPQSLNFSSRQGSVRNIAVKAQFMAGEDPSQALPVIFGKSSCAEFLKEAYTPVIYHNKSPEFYEEMKMKIPANLTDNHHLLFTFYHISCQPKQNTPLETPVGYTWIPLMQHGRLRTGSFSLPVSVEKPPPSYSVLTPDVQLPGMKWVDNHKGVFNVEVTAASSVHTQDPHLDKFFTLVYVLEEYSFPFRLKDVIINEANMEGELKASMAALRGALLDTCVRFLHQLLNKLIQLIVYPPVIAGQIVNLGRAAFEAMALLVNQMHKNLEGSQDQHGRNNLLVSYIHYCFRLPSAEPTLPPTAGTQSYEMPMQYATLSRATARPSSLLLSRSKSISNSNPDLATTPVSPDEEVQRIIGSKANDRTCNRMSAFLDSVALFSVPTRQITKKLLHEELALQWVVSTSTVREAALQQAWYFFQLMTKSMAHHLFLTSKLDIPRRQRFPDRFVDDIAALVCAISADIAGRYHKDVELVERLNSSLAFFLNDLLSLMDRGFVFNLIRSYYKQIANKLHTSQNPSSLNALRMDFTRIVCSHEHYVILNLPCSTLSPPASPSPSTSSTTSQSSAFSSVVQDQGVATMFELSVPFRQQHFLSGLLLTELSLILDPDGEGVFFLHKKAISAVHSLLCSHDADPRHSDPQVRAHVAQLYLPLIHIVMETLHQLHDFSDSSPARVRHAPAHADDADPDSSNTISQSVAMAIAGSPLPHAKSNAFAMPTVAGRQSSSLSAECSRTLLVCFLWVLKNADAALLERWVSDLSVLQINRLLDLLHLCVSCFEYKGKKALERINSLTFKKSQDMKARLEEAILGTIGARQEMVRRCRERSPYGSQENVRWRKNVTHWRQNTDRVDKTKAEMEQESVVDGNLATEVSLIVLDTLEIIVKTVVASELKESVLGGVLRVLLHSMAGNQSALFLQHCFTTQRALVFKFPEMLFEEDTELCADLCLRLLRHCSSSVGSVRSHASASLYLLMRQNFEIGNNFARVKMQVTMSLSSLVGTSQNFNEEHLRRSLKTILTYAEEDLELRDTPFPEQVQDLVFNLHMILTDTVKMKEHQQDPEMLIDLMYRIAKGYQNSPDLRLTWLQNMAGKHSERGNHAEAAHCLVHSAALVAEYLNMLEDCRYLPIGCVTFQNISSNVLEESAVSDDVLSPEEEGICAGKYFSESGLVGLLEQAAASFNMAAMYEAINEVYKILLPIHEANREFKKLATVHGKLQDAFNKVYNQSSGWERMFGTYFRVGFYGCRFGDLDEQEFVYKEPSITKLAEISHRLEEFYSERFGDEVAEIIKDSNPVDKTKLDPNKAYVQITYVEPYFDTYELKERITYFDKNYNLRTFMYCTPFTLDGRAHGDLHEQYKRKTILTTSHAFPYIKTRINVIHKEEIILVPMEVAIEDMQKKTQELAFATNQDPADSKMLQMVLQGCVGTTVNQGPLEVAQVFLSDIPNDPKLFRHHNKLRLCFKDFTKRCEDALRKNKALIGPDQKEYHRELERNYNKLKEALGPLINRKIPQLYRTLPAQSTQTQRNSYSRSSLR comes from the exons GACGGTTGCTGCAGAGGTCAGAAAACAAGTGTCCAGAGACTATGGCTCTCCTCAGCTCTCCAAAAAACGAGGCGGCGCGCACCAACCC TTGCCCCTGACAGAGGTGGTTGAGCCTGTGGACTTTGAGGAGTATGTGAGCAGCCATCCTCCTGGGGTGGAGCCTGGCCCCCTCAGACAGCTAATGGAGTTCCCACAGGATGACATGGAGCTCCTCCAGCTGGACAAAGACTGCACTACACTGGAGCCCCCACTGCCCGAAGAGGAGGA cTCCCTGGATCCCAGAGTGAGAGATGCCTTGGCAGTCTACACAGATGACTGGCTCGTCATTCAAAGAAA GTATCAGCGctacagcaccacatacacccCCCATAACTCTGAGcgacagagggagaggcagcGAGGGCTGGTTAAACAGACCTTTGAGCTTGACGATGCTGCTGCTACTGAGCGCCATGATGACCAG GATGACGCAAAGCGGCGGTCAGTTAGCCTTGATGAGACTCCTCGGGGAAGCTGGGCCTCCAGCATATTTGACCTGAAGAACTCTTCCCCAGACGTTCTCCTGCCATCTGTGCTGGAACGTACAGCTGCTGAGGACATGGACCATCGCAACACGGAGGCCCGCCTGCAGGGGCGCCACAGTGACCTGCTGGGCCTCTACCCACCCCCTGATGAG GATGAAGCAGTAGAGAGATGCTCTGTTCCTGAAGTGCCCAAGGAACATTGTGGCCAGAGGATCATGGTCAAGTGTCTGTCTCTGAA gTTTGAAATAGAAATTGAGCCAATATTTGGAACACTTGCCCTGTATGATgtcaaggaaaagaaaaag ATCTCTGAGAATTTCTACTTTGACCTGAACTCGGATCAGATGAAAGGGCTGCTTAAGCCCCACACACCTCAAATAGCCATATCCACGCTAGCCCGTTCTGCCATTTTCTCCATCACATATCCTTCTGCTGATATCTTCCTGGTCATCAAG CTGGAGAAAGTTCTTCAACAAGGAGACATTGGAGAATGCTGTGAACCCTACATGGTCATGAAAGAATCGGATTCCTCCAAG CACAAGGAGAAGCTGGATAAGCTGCGTCTGCAGGCAGAGCAGTCCTGCTGTCGTCTCGGTCATTTTCGCATGCCTTTTGCCTGGACAGCCATTCACCTCCTCAACATCGTCAGCAGCGTTGGGGGTCTGGATCGGTCTGACCCAGACTCTGACTCTG AACGAAAAAGTCATGGAACAtggaatgagagaaagaagaaggggTTTGAGCGGATGAGCATTGGGGACGACACGTGTAACTTTGCCACTTTCAGACCAGCTACGCTTACTGTCACCAACTTTTTCAAACAG GAGGGAGACAGACTAAGTGATGAGGACCTCTACAAGTTCCTGGCAGATATGCGCCGACCATCGTCTGTTCTGCGGAGACTGAGACCTGTCACAG CCCAGCTGAAGATCGATATCTCTCCAGCTCCGGACCTGCCTCATTACTGCCTGTCACCGGAGTTGCTTCATGTCAAACCTTACCCTGACCTGCGTGTACGTCCAACCAAAGAGGTGCAAGAGTTCCCTGCTCGCTATGTTTACACTCCACACACCACCTACAG GAATCTGCTATACATTTACCCACAAAGTCTGAACTTCAGCAGTCGCCAGGGCTCGGTGAGAAACATTGCTGTTAAGGCACAGTTCATGGCAGGAGAAGACCCCAGTCAAGCTTTACCG GTCATCTTTGGAAAATCGAGCTGTGCCGAGTTCCTGAAAGAGGCATACACGCCCGTCATCTACCATAACAA GTCCCCTGAGTTCTACgaggagatgaagatgaagattcCCGCCAATTTGACAGACAACCACCATCTACTGTTCACCTTCTACCACATCAGCTGCCAGCCCAAACAGAACACTCCTCTGGAGACCCCCGTGGGCTACACT TGGATCCCTCTGATGCAGCATGGCCGACTGCGCACAGGCTCCTTCAGTCTGCCCGTCTCAGTGGAAAAGCCTCCACCTAGCTACTCTGTGCTCACTCCTGAC GTTCAGCTCCCGGGCATGAAGTGGGTGGATAATCACAAAGGAGTGTTCAATGTTGAGGTGACAGCGGCTTCCTCGGTTCACACTCAG GATCCACACCTGGACAAGTTCTTCACTCTGGTGTATGTTCTGGAGGAGTATTCCTTCCCCTTCCGCCTGAAAGACGTCATCATAAATGAGGCGAACATGGAGGGCGAGCTGAAGGCCAGCATGGCTGCTCTAAGGGGGGCTCTGCTGGACACGTGTGTCAGGTTTTTGCATCAGCTGCTCAACAAGCTCATTCAGCTCATTGTCTACCCGCCAGTCATCGCAGGCCAAATTG TGAACCTGGGCCGTGCTGCTTTCGAAGCTATGGCTTTGTTGGTCAACCAGATGCACAAGAACCTGGAGGGTAGCCAGGATCAGCACGGCCGCAACAACCTGCTGGTGTCCTATATCCACTACTGCTTCCGCCTGCCCTCTGCTGAGCCTACACTGCCCCCAACAG CAGGCACCCAGTCGTATGAGATGCCCATGCAGTATGCCACCTTATCAAGAGCAACAGCTCGTCCGAGTAGTCTGCTTTTGTCTCGCTCCAAGAGTATCAGCAACTCCAATCCTGACCTGGCCACCACACCAGTTTCACCTGACGAAGAGGTGCAAAGGATAATTGGGAGCAAA GCAAACGACCGCACCTGCAATCGCATGTCTGCCTTTCTGGACAGCGTGGCCTTGTTTTCAGTTCCTACAAGGCAGATTACCAAGAAG CTTCTTCATGAGGAGCTGGCGTTACAGTGGGTGGTCAGCACCAGCACAGTGAGGGAAGCAGCACTGCAGCAGGCCTGGTATTTCTTTCAGCTCATG ACAAAGAGCATGGCCCATCACTTATTTCTGACCTCGAAACTGGACATTCCCAGGCGCCAGCGTTTCCCAGACCGATTTGTGGACGACATTGCTGCACTTGTGTGTGCCATCAGTGCAGACATTGCCGGCCGATACCACAAG gatgtGGAGCTCGTGGAGAGGTTGAACAGCAGTCTGGCCTTCTTCCTGAATGACCTGCTGTCTCTCATGGACCGGGGCTTCGTGTTCAACCTCATCCGTTCCTACTACAAACAG ATTGCCAACAAGCTCCACACGTCACAGAACCCCAGCTCTCTGAATGCACTGAGGATGGATTTTACTCGCATCGTCTGTAGCCATGAACACTACGTCATCCTCAACCTGCCGTGCTCAACTCTCAGCCCTccagcctccccctccccctcaacTTCCTCCACCACATCACAG AGTTCAGCATTTTCCAGCGTGGTGCAAGACCAAGGTGTGGCCACCATGTTTGAGCTCTCCGTCCCTTTTCGCCAGCAGCACTTCCTGTCTGGTTTGCTGCTAACTGAGCTCTCACTCATTCTTGATCCTGATGGAGAAGG GGTTTTCTTCCTTCATAAAAAGGCCATTAGTGCCGTTCACTCCCTTCTCTGCAGCCATGATGCAGACCCACGCCACAGTGACCCTCAGGTCAGAGCCCATGTAGCTCAGCTCTACCTACCGCTCATCCACATCGTCATGGAGACGTTGCATCAGCTCCACGACTTCTCAG ACTCCTCGCCTGCTCGGGTCCGCCATGCCCCAGCCCACGCTGACGATGCTGACCCAGACAGTAGCAACACTATCAGTCAGTCTGTTGCTATGGCAATTGCCGGCTCCCCTTTGCCGCATGCCAAATCCAACGCATTTGCAATGCCCACAGTG GCTGGGCGTCAGTCCAGCTCTCTGTCGGCCGAGTGTAGCAGGACTCTGCTGGTGTGTTTCCTGTGGGTGCTGAAGAATGCAGATGCAGCTCTCCTGGAGCGCTGGGTGTCTGATCTGTCTGTGTTACAAATCAACCGCCTGTTGGATCTGCTGCATCTCTGTGTCTCCTGCTTTGAATACAAG GGGAAGAAGGCCCTGGAGAGGATCAACAGCCTAACGTTTAAGAAGTCTCAGGACATGAAAGCCCGACTGGAGGAGGCCATACTGGGCACCATTGGGGCTCGTCAGGAGATGGTCCGCCGCTGCAGAG AGAGGAGTCCCTACGGCAGCCAAGAAAACGTTAGGTGGAGGAAGAATGTCACTCACTGGAGACAAAATACAGACAGAGTTGATAA GACTAAAGCTGAGATGGAGCAGGAGTCTGTGGTGGATGGAAACTTGGCTACTGAGGTCTCTCTGATCGTATTGGACACACTGGAGATTATAGTGAAG ACTGTGGTGGCGTCAGAGCTGAAGGAAAGTGTTTTAGGCGGGGTTCTCCGAGTGCTTCTTCACAGCATGGCAGGTAACCAGAGTGCCCTCTTCCTGCAGCACTGCTTCACTACACAGAGAGCTCTGGTTTTCAAG TTCCCAGAGATGCTGTTTGAAGAAGACACTGAACTTTGTGCAGACCTGTGCCTGCGTCTCCTTCGTCACTGCAGCAGTAGTGTCGGTTCTGTCAGAAGTCACGCCTCTGCCTCGCTTTACCTGCTCATGAGGCAGAACTTTGAGATTGGAAAT AACTTTGCACGAGTAAAGATGCAGGTCACCATGTCTCTGTCTTCACTGGTGGGAACGTCGCAGAACTTTAATGAGGAACATCTGCGTCGGTCACTGAAGACGATCCTAACATACGCTGAAGAGGACCTGGAGCTGCGCGACACGCCCTTCCCAGAGCAG GTCCAGGATCTGGTGTTCAACCTGCACATGATTCTTACCGACACTGTGAAGATGAAAGAGCATCAACAGGATCCAGAGATGCTCATTGACTTAATGTACAG GATTGCTAAGGGCTACCAGAACTCTCCTGACCTACGTCTCACGTGGCTCCAGAACATGGCAGGAAAACACTCTGAGAGAGGGAACCACGCCGAGGCTGCCCACTGCCTCGTCCACAGTGCCGCTCTAGTGGCAGAATACCTCAACATGCTGGAGGATTGCCGATATCTGCCAATTGGTTGTGTCACATTTCAG AACATTTCATCCAACGTCCTGGAGGAGTCAGCAGTATCGGATGATGTCCTGTCTCCGGAGGAGGAGGGGATTTGTGCTGGGAAGTACTTCAGCGAGTCTGGCCTGGTGGGCCTCCTGGAGCAAGCAGCTGCGTCTTTTAACATG GCAGCCATGTATGAGGCCATAAATGAAGTGTACAAGATTCTGCTGCCCATCCATGAAGCCAACAGGGAATTCAAAAAGCTGGCAACTGTCCACGGGAAACTGCAGGACGCCTTCAACAAAGTCTACAACCAA AGTTCAGGATGGGAG AGAATGTTTGGCACATACTTCCGGGTTGGTTTCTATGGCTGTCGTTTTGGAGACCTGGATGAACAAGAGTTTGTTTACAAGGAACCATCGATCACCAAATTAGCCGAGATCTCCCACAGACTTGAG GAATTCTACTCAGAGAGGTTTGGGGATGAGGTGGCTGAAATTATCAAGGACTCAAACCCAGTGGACAAAACCAAGCTAGATCCCAACAAG gCCTACGTCCAGATCACCTACGTTGAGCCGTACTTCGACACATATGAGCTGAAGGAAAGAATCACCTACTTTGACAAGAACTACAATCTGCGTACCTTCATGTACTGTACTCCCTTCACTTTGGACGGTCGGGCCCACGGCGACCTGCACGAGCAGTACAAACGCAAAACCATTCTGACCACGTCTCATGCCTTCCCTTACATCAAGACACGCATCAACGTTATCCACAAGGAGGAG ATCATTCTCGTCCCCATGGAGGTGGCCATTGAAGACATGCAGAAAAAGACTCAGGAGCTCGCCTTCGCCACTAACCAAGACCCTGCGGACtccaagatgctgcagatggtCTTGCAGGGCTGCGTGGGCACCACTGTCAACCAG GGCCCCCTTGAGGTGGCGCAGgtctttctctctgacattCCTAATGACCCAAAGCTGTTTCGACATCACAACAAACTGCGCCTATGCTTTAAAGACTTTACTAAGAG GTGTGAGGATGCCCTGAGGAAGAACAAGGCCCTGATTGGTCCAGATCAGAAGGAGTACcacagagagctggagaggaacTACAATAAACTGAAAGAAGCTCTGGGTCCTCTCATCAACCGCAAGATCCCCCAGCTATATAGAACCCTGCCAGCTCAGTCTACGCAAACACAACG GAACTCCTACAGTAGGTCCAGTCTCCGGTGA